One Ostrinia nubilalis chromosome 4, ilOstNubi1.1, whole genome shotgun sequence DNA window includes the following coding sequences:
- the LOC135088569 gene encoding 52 kDa repressor of the inhibitor of the protein kinase-like — MSLPPKKLSGAQNLKRKRKKQEESEKAAKLLSKFLRPEKSSESLSSELVQLHHATEEDLLNKSSSGEAHEDEKQHIQEDLPGIPGTSSGFQNISEEIISDVQSSSSPFRKKKYDDISEWPFIDSATRDEIITEGPVSNQMSNENYPRKLDGRHFSNMHFERVMPNGETFKRRWLVYSKSADKVHCFCCRLFNTNPQSRLGKEGFDDWRHLSTRLKIHETSSDHRRAVNNWIEASIRLKNFSGIDKHLQKQIESEKTRWVAILERMMSIVFFLASNNLSFRGSSGAETLYTPNNGNFLGLVQLLGKFDIVMMEHLRRVVNKETNVHYFGKRIQNELIGLLASEVRNNILSMVKSAKYFSIILDCTPDVSHVEQLSVTFRFVDTNEEVEVRECFVAYKPVSDSSGAGLTGIFLDTIVQEFDLDMNDCRGQGYDNGANMVGINKGVQTRILNQYPRAFFNPCGCHSLNLVIADAAKTSVKSVSLFGFLQRLFVLFSGSTKRWEVVSKHIEGLSLKKVCETRWESRISSLAAVRYHYSSVRDALLNLHEETNDSVAASEALSLIQYMEQFEFIVTMVAWYDILFQVNIVSKAMQSESMDLPNASQLLKNCSEFVKQYRDSSSALITAKEIASQAEIDPIFKAARSRRKKRLFEYEAVDETPSDPEELFKMNVFYPMIDTIENALVTRFKQLSIFNDTWSFLYNMKIIPERSILEKACSDLQISLTDGEKCDVSGCELVEELMSLNPLIKDLQSAEPLKVLQLIKKNDWQDIFPNVWTALRILLTIPVTVAKGERSFSKLKLIKTYLRSTMCQERLSDLGILSIENAIAQKLNYSELIKKFASAKARKVAI, encoded by the exons aTGTCACTGCCTCCAAAAAAATTATCTGGTGCTCAAAACTTAAAAAGAAAACGGAAAAAGCAAGAAGAATCTGAGAAGGCAGCTAAATTATTATCGAAATTTTTGAGACCTGAGAAATCATCTGAATCGTTATCATCAGAACTAGTTCAACTCCACCACGCAACGGAAGAAGACCTACTTAATAAAAGTTCTTCAGGCGAAGCTCATGAAGATGAAAAACAACACATTCAAGAAGATTTACCTG gtattccAGGAACCTCTTCtggatttcaaaatatttcgGAAGAAATTATATCCGatgtacaatcatcatcatctccttttagaaaaaaaaaatatgatgataTTTCAGAATGGCCATTCATTGACTCTGCGACAAGAGATGAAATAATTACTGAAGGCCCTGTAAGTAATCAAATGAGTAACGAAAACTACCCAAGGAAACTTGACGGTCGTCATTTTTCAAATATGCATTTTGAAAGAGTAATGCCAAATGGGGAAACTTTCAAAAGAAGATGGCTCGTGTACTCTAAATCTGCAGATAAAGTACATTGTTTTTGCTGCCgtttatttaatacaaatcCCCAGTCTAGATTGGGAAAAGAAGGATTTGACGACTGGAGGCACTTATCAACGCGTCTCAAAATTCACGAAACATCCTCAGATCATCGACGTGCTGTGAACAATTGGATAGAAGCGTCAATTAGATTAAAGAACTTCAGTGGAATAGACAAGCACTTGCAAAAGCAGATTGAGAGTGAGAAAACACGATGGGTTGCTATCCTCGAACGAATGATGTCAATAGTATTTTTCTTAGCAAGCAATAATTTATCGTTTAGAGGGAGTTCTGGAGCGGAAACTTTATACACTCCTAATAATGGTAATTTCCTGGGTTTAGTGCAGTTACTGGgaaaatttgatattgtaatgaTGGAGCACCTTCGTCGTGTTGTAAATAAGGAGACTAATGTCCATTATTTTGGCAAACGTATTCAAAACGAGTTAATTGGCTTACTTGCAAGTGAAGTccgaaataatattttgtctatGGTAAAATCAGCTAAATACTTCTCTATCATACTGGACTGTACTCCTGATGTAAGCCACGTTGAACAATTATCAGTAACATTCCGTTTTGTCGATACTAATGAAGAAGTCGAAGTACGTGAGTGTTTTGTTGCTTACAAGCCGGTAAGTGACTCTTCGGGAGCAGGACTTACTGGAATCTTTCTAGATACAATTGTGCAAGAGTTTGACTTGGACATGAACGATTGTCGCGGCCAAGGGTATGATAATGGAGCGAATATGGTAGGAATAAATAAAGGTGTCCAAACCAGAATTTTGAATCAATATCCTCGAGCATTTTTCAATCCATGTGGTTGTCACAGTTTGAATTTAGTGATAGCTGATGCAGCGAAAACTTCCGTTAAATCAGTTTCTTTATTTGGATTTCTCCAAAgactgtttgttttattttccggATCAACAAAGCGATGGGAAGTGGTATCCAAGCACATTGAAGGGTTATCCCTGAAAAAAGTTTGCGAAACTCGCTGGGAGAGTAGAATTTCTAGCCTTGCTGCTGTTCGCTATCACTACTCTTCAGTTCGTGATGCCCTTCTGAATCTTCATGAAGAAACAAATGACTCAGTCGCTGCATCAGAGGCCTTGTCTCTAATTCAATACATGGAGCAATTTGAGTTCATAGTTACAATGGTGGCTTGGTATGATATATTGTTTCAAGTAAACATTGTAAGTAAGGCTATGCAGTCTGAATCTATGGATTTACCAAATGCGTCGCAATTGCTGAAAAACTGCTCAGAATTTGTGAAACAGTACCGAGACTCTTCATCTGCTCTAATAACAGCTAAGGAAATAGCATCTCAGGCTGAGATAGACCCAATTTTTAAGGCTGCCCGATCCCGAAGAAAGAAACGATTATTTGAGTATGAAGCCGTAGATGAGACACCATCTGATCCTGAAGAATTGTTTAAAATGAACGTTTTCTACCCTATGATTGATACAATTGAGAATGCCTTAGTCACTCGATTTAAACAACTATCAATATTCAATGATACATGGTCATTTTTATACAACATGAAAATAATTCCTGAAAGATCCATATTGGAAAAAGCCTGTAGTGATTTGCAAATCAGTTTAACAGATGGGGAAAAATGTGACGTGTCTGGTTGTGAATTGGTTGAGGAACTTATGAGCTTGAACCCATTAATAAAAGATCTTCAATCAGCAGAGCCACTTAAAGTTCTCCAACTTATTAAAAAGAATGATTGGCAGGATATTTTCCCAAATGTGTGGACAGCACTTCGCATCTTGCTGACTATACCTGTAACTGTCGCTAAAGGGGAACGAAGCTTCAGTAAATTGAAACTTATAAAAACTTACCTACGTTCTACTATGTGTCAGGAAAGACTGTCAGATCTTGGAATCTTGTCCATAGAAAATGCTATTGCTCAGAAGCTAAATTATTccgaattaataaaaaaatttgcaAGCGCAAAAGCCAGAAAGGTAGCCATTTAA